GCTATTCTGTAGGATATCTTTACCATACTTTGAGAACACTCTTTCAATCATGTTCATCCAGCTAGCATTTGTAGGAAGATAGACTAGGTGTATCTTTGGATGGAGGGAATTCCATACTCTTATTGTATAGGAAACGTGTGCACTCCAATTATCGAGAATGACGTAGATTTCTTTGTCAGGATACATTCTTAGTAGATCTTCAAGGCACTCTATGATAATAAAACTGTTTTTCCAGTCAAAGAACCAGTAATGTATCTCGCCAGTATGAACATTAATTGCTGCTGGCATTTCCAGCAATCCT
Above is a window of Candidatus Thermoplasmatota archaeon DNA encoding:
- a CDS encoding IS630 family transposase, with product PPNSIVFSFDQKAKIAIKQYTGYVYTKVRRVKHPAKQKVRGLLEMPAAINVHTGEIHYWFFDWKNSFIIIECLEDLLRMYPDKEIYVILDNWSAHVSYTIRVWNSLHPKIHLVYLPTNASWMNMIERVFSKYGKDILQNSNFETVREAMNRTANYFEKETSFRNWRI